The Mesorhizobium loti DNA segment CGGCAGAGGCCGCCCACAGATTGATGTCGGATTCGCGCGCGTAGCTGTCGATCTCGGCCAATTCGGCATCGCTGAAGTCGAGCACCTTCAGTGCACCGACGCAGTCCTCGACCTGCTCCGGCCGGCTGGCGCCGATCAGCGCCGACGTCACCTTGCCCTTGCGCAGCACCCAGGCCAGCGCCATCTGCGCCAGCGTCTGCCCACGCTTGCCGGCAATGGCGTTGAGCGCCTTGATGTTGGTGATGGTGCGCTCGTTGATGAAGGCCGACTTCAGCGACTTGCCCTGCGAGGCGCGGCTGCCTTCGGGGATGCCGCCGAGATATTTGTCGGTCAGCATGCCTTGCGCCAGCGGCGAGAACACGATGGAACCGACGCCGAGTCCCTCCAGCGTATCGAGCAGACCGTCCTCCTCGACCCAGCGGTTCAGCATCGAATAGCTCGGCTGGTGGATGACGCAGGGTGTGCCGAGCTGCTTCAATATATCGGCGGCCTCGCGGGTGCGCTGCGAATTGTAGGACGAGATGCCGGCATAGAGCGCCTTGCCCGAGCGCACCGCATGGTCGAGCGCGCCCATCGTTTCTTCCAGCGGGGTGTCGGGATCGAAGCGGTGCGAGTAGAAGATATCGACATAGTCGAGCCCCATCCGCTTCAGGCTCTGATCGAGACTGGCCAGCATGTATTTGCGCCCGCCCCATTCGCCATAGGGCCCCGCCCACATCTCGTAGCCAGCCTTGGTCGAGATGATCAGCTCATCGCGATATCCGGCAAAATCGGTGCGCAGGATTTCGCCGAAAGCGGTCTCGGCCGAGCCGGGCGGCGGCCCGTAATTGTTGGCGAGGTCGAAATGGGTGATACCGAGATCGAAGGCCTTGCGGGCGATCGCCTGCTTGGTCTTGTGCGGCGTGTCATTGCCGAAATTGTGCCACAGCCCAAGCGAGATCGCCGGCAGTTTGAGGCCGGACCGTCCGCAACGGTTGTAGATCATTTTTTCGTAGCGGTTTTCGGCGGCGATGTAGGGCATGGGAAATCCTTGGGGATCAGGCGGCGCGGGGATCGCCGCAAGGAACGATTGAATCGATGCTCGCCCTCTCCTTACCCCCTCCCCGGCGAAACGGGGAGAGGGAGATTTTGAAAATTATCGATAATCGCCAAATCTACTGACTAACAGGCCTACTTTTTCTCGGCCAGCAGTTCCTTGGCCGCCTTGACGCCAAGCGCGGCCGGCCGCTCGCACGTGGTCTGCATGGCGACGAATTTTCCTGTCTCGCCGGAGCGCAGGATGCCGGTCATGACATCGACGGCATGCAGCGCCAGTTCCAACGAACAGCGGTGCGGCCGCCCCTCGACGATCGCCAGCGCCATGTCGGCGAGGCCTGATGTGCGGTAATTGGCCATCATGCCCTGGCCGTGCATCTCATTCGGCACGCCAAGCGGATGCTTCCATTTCGGCAGTTTCTTGACCGGCTTGCCCTCTTCGGTGAAGCGCACGTCGCCGCCGAAGAAATTCGGATCCGGCACGAACACCGTGCCCGCCTCGCCGTAGAGTTCCATCGGTGCGTGGCCGTGAGCCCAGACATCCCAGCTGGTGTTGAGCGTCACCACGGCGCCGTTCTCGAACTCGAGCAACCCGTGGATGGTGGTCGGCGTGTTGACCGGGATCTTTTCGCCCGCGCGCGGTTTCGATGAAATCGTCCGCTCCTTGGCAGGGGTTGTCGCGAAAGCCGCCACCTGCTTCACCGGCCCGATCAGCTGGATCAGATTGGTGATGTAGTACGGCCCGATATCGAGCACCGGCCCGGCGCCCGGCTGGAAGAAGAAATCCGGATTGGGGTGCCAGTGCTCCATGCCGTGGCCCATGACATGGCAGGTGCCGCTGGTGATCTTGCCGAGCTTGCCCTCGTCGATCAGCTCACGCACCAGTTGGTGCGCGCCGCCGAGGAAGGTGTCGGGCGCCGAACCGATGCGCAGCCCCTTCTTCTCGGCCCGCGCCTTGAGGTCCTGGCCCTCCTTGAGTGACAGCACGAACGGCTTTTCCGAATAGACGTGCTTGCCGGCGTCGAGCACCCGTTTCGACACCTCGTAATGCACCGCCGGTATCGTCAGGTTGACGATAATGTCGATGTCGTCGGCCTTGAGCAGGTCGTCGACAGTCTCGGCGCGCAGCTTGAATTCCTTCGCCCGCGCCCTGGCCGCGTCCATGTTGATGTCGGCGCAGGCGCGCATCTCGATCCCGCGAAACAGCGGCGCCAGCGAGAAATACGCTTTCGAGATGTTGCCGCAGCCGATGACGCCAATACCCAGTTTCCCAGTACCCAACTTCTTTGCCATGATGATTGTCCCTAGTAAGCCTTGACGGATGCGAGCGAGCGGCGGGCGAAGCGCTCGATGTCGTTGGGATTGTCCTGTTCCATGACAAAGTACTTTGCCGCGCTTTTGGCCCGCAACAGTTTGATCAGGCCGGCCCAGTCGATCGTGCCATGGCCGACATCCGACCAGCCATCCTCATCCAGTCCTTCGCCCGGCCTGGCGATGTCCTTCACATGCACGGCGACGATGCGCTTGCCATGCTTTTCGATCCAGGGCAGCGGATCGGCGCCACCGCGCACCACCCAGGCGAGGTCCATCTCCCAACCGATAGCGGGGGCGGCAGACAGGATGTGATCCTGCGGCACCGAACCGTCGGCGAGTGCCTTGAACTCGAAATCGTGGTTGTGCCAGGCAAAGCCGTAGCCGGCCTTCGAGGCCACCTCGCCAACCTTGGCCAGGCGTTCGCCGAAGCCGCGCCAGCCGGCGGCATCGGACGGCCTGTCCTCGGCCATCAGATAGGGGCAGATCACAAGCTTGATGCCGAGCGCTTCGGCTGTCCTGCGCACGCCGTCGAAATCCTTTTCCAGCGCATCGATGGAGAAATGCCCGGTCGGCATCGAAAGGCCGTTCTTGTCGAGTTCGGCGCGGAAGGCTTTGGGATTTTCATAGACGCCACCGAAGCCTTCGACTTGCGTGTAGCCGAGCTTGCCGAGTGTGGCGAGCACGCCTTCCCAGGGCTGGAAGTTGCGGGCGCTGTAAAGTTGGAATGACCAGTTCATCGTCTTTGTCCGTTCTGCTTGTGGGTGGATCTCTTGGGGGATGGATCCTGGGGGGGGAAATTAGAGGCGGTTGCCGGTTTGGGCATCGAAAAGCGAGGCCCGCATCGGATCGAAGCCGATGCTCACCGCATCCGCATTCCTGGGCGTGCGCTCCGATGTCACCCGGACGGTGAAATTCTGCTTGCCGAGCTTCAGCCAGACCAGCGTGTCGGAGCCCATCGGTTCGACGACTTCGACATTTGCGTCAGCCGTAAACGGCCAGCCGGTGCCGCTGTTGAAGGCGACATGCTCGGGCCGCATGCCGAATACGGCCGGCCCCGGCACCGGTTCTTTCTCGAAGGCGTAGGTCGCGAGCGGGATGCGCACATCCTCGACGACGAAATACCAGTCGCCCTTGTCCTTCTCCAGCCTGCCGTCGATGAAGTTCATCGCCGGCGAACCGAGGAAGCCGGCGACGAAGCGGTTGACCGGGCGGTTGTAGATGGTCTGCGGCGCGTCGAGCTGCTGGATGACGCCGCCCTTCATCACCGCGATGCGGTCGGCGAGCGTCATCGCCTCGATCTGGTCGTGGGTGACATAGATCATGGTGTTCTGCAGTTTGCGATGCAGCAGTTTGATCTCGACGCGCAGCTCCGAGCGCAATTTGGCATCGAGGTTGGACAGCGGTTCGTCGAACAGGAAGACGTCGACATCGCGCACCAGCGCCCGCCCGATCGCCACGCGCTGGCGCTGGCCGCCGGAAAGCGCCGAGGGCTTGCGCTGCAACAGCGGCTCGATCTGCAGGATCTCCGCGGCGCGCGCGATGCGTTTGGCGATTTCCTCCTTGGGCAGGCCTGCGACACGCAGGCCGAAGGACAGGTTCTTTTCCACCGTCATCTGCGGATAGAGCGCGTAGGACTGGAACACCATGCCGATGCCACGATCCTTCGGCTCTTCCCAGGTGACGTTCTTGCCTTTGATGAAGATGCGACCTTCAGAGATATCGAGCAGGCCGGCCACGCAGTTGAGCAAGGTCGACTTGCCGCAGCCGGAGGGGCCTAAAAGCACGACGAATTCGCCTTCGGCGACATCGAGATTGAGCGTCTTCAGAACCGACACCGCGCCGAAATTCAGCGACAGGTCCTGGATCGATACGCTGGTACCGTTTTGCGCCATATCCATCAGCCTTTCACCGCGCCGGCTGCGATGCCGCGCACGAACCATCTTCCGGAGACGAAGTAGATGATCAGAGGTACCGCCGCCGTCAGAATGGTGGCCGCCATGTTGACATTGTATTCCCTCACGCCGGTCGTGGTGTTGACGATGTTGTTGAGCTGCACCGTCATCGGCCAGTTGGACCGGCCGGCGAACACGATGCCGAACAGGAAGTCGTTCCAGATGCCGGTGACTTGCAGGATGACGGCGACGACGGTGATCGGCACCGACATCGGCAGCATGATGGAGAAGAAGATGCGCCAGAACCCGGCACCGTCGACCCGCGCCGCCTTGAACAGCTCGACCGGCAATGCCGCGTAGAAATTGCGGAACAGCAGCGTCAGGATGGGCATGCCGAAGATCGTATGAATGATGATGATGCCGGGAAGGGTCGCGAACAACCCGACCGAACTCAGTCCGATGATCAGCGGATAGATGACGACCTGATAAGGCACGAAGGCACCGAAGACGAGCAAGCCGAACAGCAGATTGGCGCCCTTGTATGGCCAGAAGGTCAGCGCGTAACCGTTGATCGAAGCGCAGATGATCGAGATGATCACGCTCGGCACGGTGATCTTCAGCGAATTGTAGAAGCCGGGGCTCAGGCCGTTGCAGTCGCGGCCGGTGCAGGCATGGAGCCATGCGTCGGCCCAGGGCTGAAAGGTCGGCTCTGCCGGAAGGCTGAAAAGATGTCCCAGCCTGATCTCCGGCATCCCCTTCAGCGATGTGACGATCATGATGTAGACCGGGATGAGGAAGAAGAGAGCAGCAATGACCAGGAAGACGTAGATGCCGATACGGCCAGGCGATACGCGCCGCGGTCTCGGCCCGAAGGGCGCCACGCCGGCCTGTTCCAACGCGTCCTGGCCGGGTTGATTTGCGGTGATCTGGCCGGCGGTCATACGCGCGCCTCCTGCCGGCGATTTCGCCGCCACAGCACAAGTCCGCTGAAACCCAGCACGACCAGCACCGGCAACAACATCATCGTCGCCGCGGCCATGCCCTGGCCGACATTCTGGCGCACGGTGATGAGCTGGATCACATAGACCGCCGGCATCGAGGTGGCGATGCCGGGACCGCCGCCCGTCATGGCAATGACCAGATCATAGACGCGCACCACGCCGACACATTGCAGAACGAAGGCGGTGGCGAAGGCGCCCTTCATCATCGGCGCGACGATCGACAGATGCGTGCGCCATGTCGGGATGCCGTCGACCCTCGCCGCTTTCCAGATTTCCTCGTCGACGCCGCGTAGGCCGGCAAGCAGGATCGCCATCGTCACGCCCGAGCCCTGCCAGATGCCCGCCACGACCAGCGCGTAGATCGCGGTGTTGGCGTCAACCAGAGGGGCGAAGCTGAAGCTCGACCAGCCCAGATTGCGCATTGCCGCCTGCAGGCCGAGATTGGGATCGAGCACCCATTGCCACACAAGGCCGGTGACGATCAGCGACATGGCGAAGGGATAGAGGAAGATCGAGCGGAACAGGTCTTCCTGGCGGATGCGCTGGTCCATGAAAACGGCGAGCAGATAGCCGAACACCATGTTGCAGCTGATGGACATCAGGCCGAAGAACCAGATGTTGTTGACCGAGACCAGCCAGCGGCTATCGGCCCAAAGGCGCCTGTATTGCGCCAGGCCGACGAAGTCGTAGGTTGGGAAGAGCTTGGAGCTGGTGAAAGACCAGAGCACCGAAAAGCCGATACCGATCACGAACACGCCGACGGCAACGAGAATCATCGGTATCGTGCCGATGACGGCGGGCAGGTGAAATCTCTGCCTCCAACTCCTCTGCATCGTCCGTTTTTCTCCGCTTCTACCGACACGCTGGGCCATCTGCCGGCGCGCAAGCCAGCCTTCCGAACCGCCACGGCTTCCGATCGGGCGATTGTCAGCCCGCCGGCAAAGTCTTCTTGCTTGGCGAGCGAGTTAGGCCGAGGCGCCGCTGCAAGTGCGGCGCCTCGGATGCTGATCGGCTCCTAGTCGGAATTGCCGATGATGGTGGAGAACTTCGCGGTGGCGTCGTCAGCCGTCATGGAGTCGTCGGCGAAGAATTGCGCGACGAGTTCATTGAGCTGCTGGTTGGTGTTCTCGGTGATGAACCGGTTCGTCGCGGTAACGATGTTGGCCGGGTCTTCCACCGCCTTCAGCGACTTCTGCATGCACGGGTCGGCCGTCGACATATCGACATCGCCGCGCACGGGCATGGAACCCTTGGCATTGTTGAAGGCGACCTGCACCTCCGGGCTGATGAGCAGTGCGGCGAGACGCTTCTGCGCTGCCTCGACATCCGGATTGTTCTGCTTGAAGAAGACGATGATGTCGCCGTCGGTGCTGACCACCGGCTTGGCCTCGTTCAGGCCGATCATGCAGCCGAAATCCTTGACGCCGGTCATGCCGGCGGCCGCGAACTCGCCGCGCGCCCAGTCGCCCATCACCTGAAGTCCGGCTTTGCCGGTGATCACCAGATTGGTGGTGTCGTTCCAGTTGCGGTTGGCGTAGCCATTGTCGGTGAACTGCTTCAGCGCCCTCAACTGCGTGAAGACGCCTTTCATCTCGGGGCCGCCGGCGATTTCGGCGCTCTTCTTCGT contains these protein-coding regions:
- a CDS encoding aldo/keto reductase, which gives rise to MPYIAAENRYEKMIYNRCGRSGLKLPAISLGLWHNFGNDTPHKTKQAIARKAFDLGITHFDLANNYGPPPGSAETAFGEILRTDFAGYRDELIISTKAGYEMWAGPYGEWGGRKYMLASLDQSLKRMGLDYVDIFYSHRFDPDTPLEETMGALDHAVRSGKALYAGISSYNSQRTREAADILKQLGTPCVIHQPSYSMLNRWVEEDGLLDTLEGLGVGSIVFSPLAQGMLTDKYLGGIPEGSRASQGKSLKSAFINERTITNIKALNAIAGKRGQTLAQMALAWVLRKGKVTSALIGASRPEQVEDCVGALKVLDFSDAELAEIDSYARESDINLWAASAERKGPPRK
- a CDS encoding oxidoreductase domain-containing protein, whose product is MAKKLGTGKLGIGVIGCGNISKAYFSLAPLFRGIEMRACADINMDAARARAKEFKLRAETVDDLLKADDIDIIVNLTIPAVHYEVSKRVLDAGKHVYSEKPFVLSLKEGQDLKARAEKKGLRIGSAPDTFLGGAHQLVRELIDEGKLGKITSGTCHVMGHGMEHWHPNPDFFFQPGAGPVLDIGPYYITNLIQLIGPVKQVAAFATTPAKERTISSKPRAGEKIPVNTPTTIHGLLEFENGAVVTLNTSWDVWAHGHAPMELYGEAGTVFVPDPNFFGGDVRFTEEGKPVKKLPKWKHPLGVPNEMHGQGMMANYRTSGLADMALAIVEGRPHRCSLELALHAVDVMTGILRSGETGKFVAMQTTCERPAALGVKAAKELLAEKK
- a CDS encoding xylose isomerase domain-containing protein, with the translated sequence MNWSFQLYSARNFQPWEGVLATLGKLGYTQVEGFGGVYENPKAFRAELDKNGLSMPTGHFSIDALEKDFDGVRRTAEALGIKLVICPYLMAEDRPSDAAGWRGFGERLAKVGEVASKAGYGFAWHNHDFEFKALADGSVPQDHILSAAPAIGWEMDLAWVVRGGADPLPWIEKHGKRIVAVHVKDIARPGEGLDEDGWSDVGHGTIDWAGLIKLLRAKSAAKYFVMEQDNPNDIERFARRSLASVKAY
- a CDS encoding sugar ABC transporter — protein: MDMAQNGTSVSIQDLSLNFGAVSVLKTLNLDVAEGEFVVLLGPSGCGKSTLLNCVAGLLDISEGRIFIKGKNVTWEEPKDRGIGMVFQSYALYPQMTVEKNLSFGLRVAGLPKEEIAKRIARAAEILQIEPLLQRKPSALSGGQRQRVAIGRALVRDVDVFLFDEPLSNLDAKLRSELRVEIKLLHRKLQNTMIYVTHDQIEAMTLADRIAVMKGGVIQQLDAPQTIYNRPVNRFVAGFLGSPAMNFIDGRLEKDKGDWYFVVEDVRIPLATYAFEKEPVPGPAVFGMRPEHVAFNSGTGWPFTADANVEVVEPMGSDTLVWLKLGKQNFTVRVTSERTPRNADAVSIGFDPMRASLFDAQTGNRL
- a CDS encoding ABC transporter permease is translated as MTAGQITANQPGQDALEQAGVAPFGPRPRRVSPGRIGIYVFLVIAALFFLIPVYIMIVTSLKGMPEIRLGHLFSLPAEPTFQPWADAWLHACTGRDCNGLSPGFYNSLKITVPSVIISIICASINGYALTFWPYKGANLLFGLLVFGAFVPYQVVIYPLIIGLSSVGLFATLPGIIIIHTIFGMPILTLLFRNFYAALPVELFKAARVDGAGFWRIFFSIMLPMSVPITVVAVILQVTGIWNDFLFGIVFAGRSNWPMTVQLNNIVNTTTGVREYNVNMAATILTAAVPLIIYFVSGRWFVRGIAAGAVKG
- a CDS encoding Binding-protein-dependent transporter inner membrane component, whose protein sequence is MQRSWRQRFHLPAVIGTIPMILVAVGVFVIGIGFSVLWSFTSSKLFPTYDFVGLAQYRRLWADSRWLVSVNNIWFFGLMSISCNMVFGYLLAVFMDQRIRQEDLFRSIFLYPFAMSLIVTGLVWQWVLDPNLGLQAAMRNLGWSSFSFAPLVDANTAIYALVVAGIWQGSGVTMAILLAGLRGVDEEIWKAARVDGIPTWRTHLSIVAPMMKGAFATAFVLQCVGVVRVYDLVIAMTGGGPGIATSMPAVYVIQLITVRQNVGQGMAAATMMLLPVLVVLGFSGLVLWRRNRRQEARV